The Leucobacter sp. UCMA 4100 genome window below encodes:
- a CDS encoding TIGR00730 family Rossman fold protein: MSQTPENEAVQQKIDELIEVAGITENQALIRSIVSTGIGLGEDGADRLNLKITSAAVEEMRNAFRLFAPHRGEHKVTIFGSARTQREDPLWLLAEEVATKMAEHDWFVVTGAGPGIMEAASHGAGEQHALGVSIRLPFEESPNMIIAADDRQVSMKYFFTRKLMLVKESRGFVCLPGGFGTMDELFELLTLQQTGKMIPVPIVLVDHPDGTFWSRFKTYIEDELDAAGMISPNDLDRVLITSNADAAANEITGFWRNYDSLRWFGTELVLRLRAEPTDEEVAGLNEQFAHLIADGCFEKTPARPAEVRDNDVPEAPRLVFTPAQRRIGELHRIIRALNALESAPRSAAKPSQ; this comes from the coding sequence ATGAGCCAGACGCCAGAGAACGAAGCAGTACAACAGAAGATTGACGAGCTCATCGAGGTTGCGGGCATCACCGAAAACCAGGCGCTCATTCGCAGCATTGTGAGCACGGGCATTGGCCTTGGTGAAGACGGTGCCGATCGCTTGAATCTCAAGATCACCTCGGCAGCGGTTGAAGAGATGCGAAATGCCTTCAGGCTTTTCGCGCCGCACCGTGGTGAGCATAAGGTGACGATTTTCGGGTCGGCTCGTACCCAGCGTGAGGATCCGCTGTGGTTGCTTGCTGAAGAGGTGGCCACGAAAATGGCCGAACACGACTGGTTTGTCGTGACGGGAGCTGGCCCCGGCATCATGGAGGCGGCTTCGCACGGGGCTGGGGAACAGCACGCGCTCGGCGTCTCGATCAGGCTGCCCTTCGAAGAATCGCCCAACATGATCATCGCCGCCGACGACCGCCAGGTCTCGATGAAGTACTTCTTCACCCGCAAGCTCATGCTCGTGAAAGAGTCACGAGGCTTCGTGTGCCTGCCCGGCGGCTTTGGCACCATGGACGAGCTGTTCGAACTGCTCACCCTGCAGCAAACCGGCAAGATGATTCCCGTGCCGATCGTGCTCGTCGACCACCCCGACGGTACGTTCTGGTCGCGTTTCAAGACCTATATTGAAGACGAGCTTGACGCAGCCGGCATGATTTCGCCCAACGATCTCGACCGGGTGCTCATCACGAGTAACGCCGACGCTGCGGCCAACGAGATTACCGGCTTTTGGCGCAACTACGATTCGCTGCGCTGGTTCGGCACAGAACTCGTGTTGCGACTGCGGGCCGAACCCACTGATGAAGAGGTGGCCGGGCTCAACGAGCAGTTTGCCCACCTCATCGCTGATGGCTGCTTCGAGAAGACACCCGCCAGGCCCGCAGAGGTGCGCGATAACGACGTGCCGGAGGCTCCGCGGCTCGTGTTCACGCCGGCCCAGCGCCGCATCGGCGAGCTACACCGCATCATTCGGGCGCTGAACGCGCTCGAGAGCGCTCCCCGGAGCGCCGCGAAGCCGAGCCAGTAG
- a CDS encoding dipeptidase produces the protein MTDDLTQKLSAIVDRDFEQTVSELEALVRIPSVSWPAFDPKHLDESAAAVAEMLRETGVFETVDVRRAREGDTEVWGKPAIVAHRPAKNGKPTVLLYAHHDVQPPGDDEKWDTPPFEPTRKGDRLYARGASDDKAGVISHVAAIRALAETAGDDFDLGIAMFIEGEEEWASKSFGNFLRENKDLLTADAIIVADSDNWDTETPALTVALRGAAAFNVRVETLAHASHSGMFGGAVPDAMMAAMKLFATLWDDEGAVAVEGLTEADLDVPDFSEDELRRDAALLDGVTPVGTGKVLSRIWAKPSISLTGIDAPSIANASNTLVPSVLVRLSGRVAPGQDAAEAAEAIQRHLLANAPFGAHVSFEDTDNGQPFLVDTSGWGAETMRQAMADAWGVEPVDTGIGGSIPFIAELVEEFPGAQILVTGVEDPDTRAHSPNESQHLGVLRNATLTEALFMARLNERTL, from the coding sequence ATGACCGATGACCTCACCCAAAAGCTCTCGGCAATTGTCGACCGCGATTTCGAGCAGACGGTGAGCGAGCTCGAAGCGCTCGTTCGCATTCCCTCGGTGTCTTGGCCGGCCTTCGACCCCAAACACCTTGACGAGAGCGCTGCGGCGGTTGCCGAGATGCTGCGCGAGACCGGCGTGTTCGAGACCGTCGACGTGCGCCGTGCTCGCGAGGGTGACACCGAGGTGTGGGGCAAGCCCGCAATCGTCGCGCACCGTCCCGCAAAGAATGGCAAGCCGACCGTGCTGCTCTACGCGCACCACGACGTGCAGCCTCCCGGCGACGACGAGAAGTGGGACACGCCTCCCTTCGAGCCGACCCGCAAGGGCGACCGCCTCTACGCGCGCGGTGCCTCTGACGATAAGGCCGGCGTGATCTCGCACGTTGCCGCCATTCGCGCGCTCGCCGAGACCGCGGGCGACGACTTCGACCTCGGCATCGCCATGTTCATCGAGGGCGAAGAGGAGTGGGCCTCGAAGTCATTCGGCAACTTCTTGCGCGAGAACAAAGACCTGCTCACGGCCGACGCCATCATCGTCGCCGACTCAGACAACTGGGACACCGAGACGCCCGCCCTCACGGTTGCCCTGCGCGGCGCTGCGGCCTTCAACGTTCGCGTCGAAACGCTCGCCCACGCCTCGCACTCGGGCATGTTCGGCGGAGCCGTTCCCGACGCGATGATGGCCGCGATGAAGCTCTTCGCCACGCTCTGGGACGACGAGGGCGCGGTCGCCGTCGAAGGCCTCACCGAGGCCGATCTTGACGTGCCCGACTTCTCAGAAGACGAGCTGCGCCGTGACGCTGCCCTGCTCGACGGGGTCACCCCGGTCGGCACCGGCAAGGTGCTCAGCCGCATCTGGGCGAAGCCCTCGATCTCGCTCACGGGCATCGACGCTCCCTCGATCGCGAACGCCTCGAACACCCTCGTGCCGAGCGTGCTCGTGCGCCTCTCGGGCCGCGTCGCTCCGGGTCAAGACGCTGCAGAGGCGGCCGAGGCGATCCAGCGGCATCTGCTCGCAAACGCCCCGTTTGGCGCGCATGTCTCGTTCGAAGACACCGACAACGGCCAGCCCTTCCTCGTCGATACGAGCGGCTGGGGCGCCGAAACGATGCGCCAGGCCATGGCCGACGCCTGGGGCGTCGAACCCGTTGACACGGGCATTGGCGGATCGATCCCCTTCATCGCCGAGCTCGTCGAAGAGTTTCCCGGTGCGCAGATTCTGGTGACGGGCGTCGAAGATCCCGATACTCGCGCGCACAGCCCGAACGAGTCGCAGCACCTCGGCGTGCTGCGTAACGCGACCCTCACCGAGGCGCTCTTCATGGCGCGCCTCAATGAGCGCACGCTCTAG
- a CDS encoding YbaK/EbsC family protein codes for MSTAHVQDFLTQRGWSGTILEFAESSATVELAAEKVGTDPQRIAKTLGFYDPSEPEAAVLVVAAGDAKVNGGMFKRAFGGKPRMLKADDVLPLTGHPIGGVCPFATASGARIFLDESLRRFGSVYPAAGTATSAVEMGLDELEQLSGAEGWVDVAKGWRDEEEEA; via the coding sequence GTGAGCACCGCACACGTTCAAGACTTCCTCACGCAGCGAGGCTGGTCAGGCACCATTCTCGAGTTCGCCGAATCGAGCGCGACCGTCGAACTTGCGGCAGAAAAAGTCGGGACCGATCCGCAGCGGATCGCAAAGACCCTCGGGTTCTACGACCCCTCTGAGCCTGAGGCCGCGGTACTCGTGGTCGCAGCTGGCGACGCGAAGGTGAACGGGGGCATGTTTAAGCGGGCCTTCGGAGGCAAGCCCCGCATGCTGAAGGCCGACGACGTGCTGCCCCTGACCGGGCACCCGATCGGCGGGGTGTGCCCCTTCGCGACCGCGTCGGGAGCACGCATCTTTCTTGATGAGTCGCTGCGCCGGTTCGGCTCGGTGTACCCCGCGGCTGGGACGGCGACCTCTGCCGTCGAGATGGGGCTCGACGAGCTCGAGCAGCTCTCGGGGGCCGAGGGCTGGGTCGATGTGGCGAAGGGCTGGCGCGACGAGGAAGAGGAGGCCTAG
- a CDS encoding carboxyl transferase domain-containing protein, protein MKAAVTQASLAQALRERLDEVALGGPERSRERHLGRGKLLPRDRVARLLDEGSPFLEVAPLAAEGLYGGEAPAAGVVTGIGLVHGRQVMVVCNDATVKGGTYFPMTVKKHLRAQEIALENRLPCLYLVDSGGAFLPMQDEVFPDREHFGRIFFNQARMSAEGIPQLAAVLGSCTAGGAYVPAMSDETVIVREQGTIFLGGPPLVKAAIGEQVSAEELGGGELHARVSGVVDHLADNDEHALEILRDMVRTLPEQPSPAWAVQPPKAPAVEGSLTSVVPVDVNEPYDVREVISRLVDAGSVSEFKREYGETLVTTFAAIHGHPVGIVANNGVLFAESALKGAHFIELCDQRGIPLLFLQNITGFMVGKDAEAGGIAKHGAKMVTAVATTRVPKLTIIIGGSFGAGNYSMCGRAYSPRFLWSWPASRISVMGGSQAAQVLSTVKEDQLQARGERWSPEERAEFERPVREQYETQGEPYYATARLWDDGILDPDETRDVLGMALDVVSRTSLPEPRFGLFRM, encoded by the coding sequence ATGAAGGCAGCTGTAACCCAAGCATCCCTGGCTCAAGCACTGCGTGAACGACTCGATGAGGTCGCCCTTGGCGGGCCCGAGCGCTCACGTGAGCGGCATCTCGGGCGGGGCAAACTGTTGCCGCGGGACAGGGTTGCGAGGCTGCTCGATGAGGGAAGCCCGTTTCTTGAGGTTGCTCCGCTTGCTGCCGAGGGGTTGTACGGGGGTGAAGCGCCGGCCGCCGGCGTTGTCACGGGTATCGGGCTCGTGCATGGCCGCCAGGTGATGGTCGTGTGTAACGACGCCACGGTGAAGGGCGGCACCTACTTTCCGATGACGGTCAAGAAGCACCTCAGGGCGCAGGAGATCGCGCTCGAGAATCGGTTGCCGTGCCTCTACCTCGTCGACTCGGGCGGCGCTTTTTTGCCCATGCAAGATGAGGTGTTTCCTGACCGCGAGCACTTCGGCCGCATCTTTTTTAACCAGGCCCGCATGTCGGCCGAGGGTATTCCGCAACTTGCGGCCGTGCTCGGCTCGTGTACGGCGGGCGGGGCCTACGTCCCGGCAATGAGCGACGAGACGGTCATTGTGCGGGAGCAAGGCACCATTTTTCTTGGCGGCCCGCCCCTCGTGAAGGCCGCGATTGGCGAGCAGGTTTCGGCCGAAGAGCTCGGCGGTGGCGAGTTGCACGCGCGGGTTTCTGGCGTGGTCGATCACCTCGCCGACAACGACGAGCACGCGCTCGAGATTCTGCGTGACATGGTGCGCACGCTGCCTGAGCAACCGAGCCCGGCCTGGGCGGTGCAGCCGCCGAAAGCCCCTGCGGTCGAGGGGAGTCTCACGAGTGTCGTTCCGGTCGACGTGAACGAACCGTACGACGTGCGCGAGGTGATCTCACGACTCGTCGACGCGGGCAGCGTGAGCGAGTTTAAACGGGAGTACGGCGAGACGCTGGTGACGACGTTTGCCGCGATCCACGGCCATCCGGTGGGCATCGTGGCCAATAACGGCGTGCTGTTCGCCGAGTCGGCGCTCAAGGGGGCTCACTTTATTGAGCTGTGCGATCAGCGGGGCATTCCGCTGCTCTTTTTGCAGAACATCACGGGCTTCATGGTGGGCAAGGACGCCGAGGCAGGTGGTATCGCCAAGCACGGCGCGAAGATGGTGACGGCGGTCGCGACGACGCGCGTGCCGAAGCTCACGATCATTATTGGCGGATCGTTCGGCGCCGGCAACTACTCGATGTGCGGCCGAGCCTACTCACCAAGGTTCCTTTGGTCATGGCCCGCGAGCCGCATCTCGGTGATGGGCGGATCGCAGGCAGCCCAGGTGCTCTCGACCGTCAAAGAAGACCAGTTGCAGGCGCGGGGCGAGCGCTGGAGTCCCGAAGAACGCGCTGAGTTCGAGCGGCCCGTGCGCGAGCAGTACGAGACGCAGGGCGAGCCGTACTATGCCACGGCGAGGCTGTGGGACGACGGCATACTCGACCCAGACGAGACACGCGACGTGCTCGGCATGGCGCTCGACGTCGTCTCGCGAACCTCGCTGCCAGAGCCACGCTTCGGCCTCTTTAGGATGTGA
- a CDS encoding acetyl/propionyl/methylcrotonyl-CoA carboxylase subunit alpha, whose product MFHTVLIANRGEIARRIMRTLSALHVTTVAVYSEGDAGAAHVREADRAVCIGPDPATESYLRGDAVIKAALEAGAQAIHPGYGFLSENAAFATACAEAGLVFIGPGTRALDVMGDKVRARGHLAEAGVPEVPGFADTTPEGQRLSDAEVADRAQEIGLPLLVKPSAGGGGKGMEIVRALDDLPGALASARRVASAAFGDETMLLERLIERPRHIEVQVFGTAGGDMLVLGERECTLQRRHQKVIEEAPNAGGISAETSERMALAAARAAASVDYAGAGTVEFLVDADDPESFFFIEMNTRLQVEHPVTEAVLGVDLVELQVRTAAGEDVLQFLEASGARFTEVIDPETGVRAAFSLEPVGHAVEARVYAESPERGFLPSVGRVLAWHEPRGVRVDAAVGEGDAVSASYDPMIAKVVAFAQTRGEALSRLDRALGETTVLGLETNIRFLRALLQHERVRAGEIDTGLIETMLPFAVLDPDEGVLAAVSRAATPSGESATPWGRLHGRFQVRGATSAGLESFTLLDETGSEHEATLGSDASVVVVQEPVVEGESEAAPAFWAGRDGASWRFVVRTRRERTLASLTENVRAVAGHCEAPMPGRVSNEHVTEGARVEQGQPLVSIEAMKMEHPVLAPHAGTVRLLVALGDQVSRGQQVALVEADGHAEDEETR is encoded by the coding sequence ATGTTTCATACGGTATTGATTGCCAACCGGGGCGAGATCGCGAGGCGCATCATGCGCACCCTCTCGGCCCTTCACGTGACCACTGTTGCGGTGTATAGCGAGGGCGACGCGGGTGCCGCGCACGTGCGCGAGGCCGATAGGGCGGTGTGCATCGGGCCAGACCCCGCAACCGAGTCGTACTTGCGAGGCGACGCGGTCATCAAAGCTGCTCTTGAGGCCGGGGCCCAGGCGATTCACCCGGGCTACGGTTTTCTCTCTGAAAACGCGGCCTTCGCGACCGCCTGCGCCGAGGCAGGGCTCGTGTTCATCGGGCCTGGTACGAGGGCGCTCGACGTCATGGGCGACAAGGTTCGTGCTCGCGGGCACCTCGCCGAGGCCGGGGTGCCCGAGGTGCCGGGTTTCGCCGACACGACGCCCGAGGGCCAGCGGTTGAGCGACGCAGAGGTTGCTGACCGTGCGCAAGAGATCGGCCTACCGCTGCTGGTCAAACCGAGTGCTGGCGGTGGTGGCAAAGGCATGGAGATCGTTCGAGCGCTGGACGATTTGCCCGGCGCGCTTGCGTCGGCGAGGCGGGTCGCGAGCGCGGCGTTCGGCGATGAAACCATGCTGCTCGAGAGGCTCATCGAGCGGCCCAGGCACATCGAGGTGCAGGTGTTTGGCACCGCGGGCGGCGATATGCTCGTGCTCGGTGAGCGGGAGTGCACGCTGCAAAGGCGCCACCAGAAGGTCATCGAGGAGGCTCCGAACGCGGGTGGCATCTCGGCCGAGACGAGTGAGCGCATGGCGCTCGCCGCAGCTCGGGCCGCAGCGAGTGTTGACTACGCGGGAGCTGGCACCGTCGAATTCTTGGTCGATGCCGATGACCCCGAAAGCTTCTTTTTCATCGAGATGAACACGCGCTTGCAGGTTGAGCACCCCGTTACTGAGGCGGTGCTGGGAGTCGACCTCGTCGAGTTGCAGGTGCGCACCGCTGCTGGTGAAGACGTTCTGCAGTTTCTTGAGGCGAGCGGGGCGCGCTTTACCGAGGTTATCGACCCAGAAACCGGTGTGAGGGCGGCCTTCTCGCTCGAGCCCGTGGGGCACGCGGTTGAAGCGCGAGTGTATGCCGAGTCGCCCGAACGGGGCTTCCTCCCCTCGGTGGGGCGGGTGCTCGCGTGGCATGAACCTCGCGGGGTGCGTGTTGATGCTGCCGTGGGCGAGGGCGATGCCGTCTCGGCCTCGTACGACCCCATGATCGCGAAGGTGGTCGCCTTCGCCCAAACCCGGGGCGAGGCGCTCTCGCGGCTCGACCGGGCGCTCGGCGAGACCACCGTGCTCGGCTTAGAGACGAACATCCGCTTTTTGCGCGCGCTGCTGCAACACGAGCGCGTGCGCGCTGGCGAGATCGACACGGGGCTCATCGAGACGATGTTGCCCTTTGCCGTGCTCGACCCCGACGAGGGTGTGCTCGCTGCGGTGAGCCGCGCTGCCACCCCGTCGGGCGAGAGTGCCACGCCGTGGGGGAGGCTTCACGGCCGATTCCAGGTGCGCGGGGCAACGAGTGCCGGGCTCGAAAGCTTCACGTTGCTCGACGAGACCGGTTCAGAGCACGAGGCAACGCTCGGCAGCGATGCGAGCGTGGTTGTTGTGCAAGAACCCGTGGTTGAGGGCGAGAGCGAAGCCGCACCCGCGTTTTGGGCGGGGCGAGACGGTGCCTCGTGGCGCTTTGTGGTGCGTACGCGCAGGGAACGAACGCTCGCCTCGCTCACCGAAAATGTGAGGGCCGTTGCTGGCCACTGCGAGGCTCCCATGCCAGGACGCGTCTCAAACGAGCACGTGACCGAGGGCGCCAGGGTCGAGCAGGGACAGCCGCTCGTGTCAATTGAAGCAATGAAGATGGAACACCCCGTGCTCGCACCACACGCAGGAACCGTCAGGCTCCTGGTTGCTCTCGGCGACCAGGTGAGCCGCGGGCAACAGGTGGCGCTCGTCGAAGCTGACGGGCACGCAGAAGATGAGGAGACCCGATGA
- a CDS encoding acyl-CoA dehydrogenase family protein translates to MHDLSAEERELAAMVRDFADSVVAPQAYEADRTKTLSMSVVAQMGELGLFGLPFDEAYGGQGGDYFALCLAIEALGRVDQSIAITLEAAVGLGAMPVYQFGSEEQKQELLPDLLSGKALAGFGLTEPEAGSDAGATRTRAVREGDEWVVSGSKQFITNSGTPITRFVTVTAVTGERDGKREISTIIVPNGTPGFTVEPPYDKVGWHASDTHPLTLDGARVPYDNLLGAEGRGYAHFLSTLAEGRIAIAALSTGAAEGCLEAATEYAKQRTVFGSSLATRQNAQFTLARMKQRVHVARLAWQHAARLRDAGRPFATEAAMAKLTASDAAMDNARDATQIFGGNGFMNEFVVARHYRDSKILEIGEGTSEVQLMLIARSLQLSERA, encoded by the coding sequence ATGCACGATCTCAGCGCCGAAGAGCGTGAACTCGCCGCCATGGTGCGCGACTTTGCCGATTCGGTCGTCGCGCCGCAGGCCTACGAGGCCGACCGCACGAAAACTCTCTCTATGAGCGTCGTGGCCCAGATGGGCGAGCTCGGCCTCTTCGGGTTGCCCTTTGACGAAGCCTACGGCGGCCAGGGAGGCGATTACTTCGCACTGTGTCTCGCGATCGAGGCGCTCGGCAGGGTTGACCAGTCGATCGCGATCACGCTCGAGGCCGCTGTGGGTTTAGGTGCCATGCCCGTGTACCAGTTTGGTTCAGAGGAACAGAAGCAGGAGCTCTTGCCTGACCTCCTCTCGGGAAAGGCACTCGCGGGCTTTGGGCTCACCGAACCCGAGGCCGGCTCTGACGCAGGCGCAACGCGCACGAGGGCCGTGCGCGAGGGTGACGAATGGGTGGTGTCGGGGAGCAAGCAGTTCATTACGAACTCGGGCACCCCGATCACGAGGTTTGTGACGGTGACCGCAGTCACAGGCGAGCGCGACGGCAAGCGAGAAATCTCAACGATCATCGTCCCGAACGGCACCCCCGGGTTCACGGTCGAGCCCCCGTACGACAAGGTCGGCTGGCACGCCTCAGACACGCACCCGCTCACGCTCGACGGGGCGAGGGTCCCGTACGACAACCTGCTGGGAGCCGAGGGGCGCGGGTACGCTCACTTCTTGAGCACGCTCGCCGAGGGACGCATCGCGATCGCGGCGCTCTCGACGGGCGCTGCCGAGGGATGCCTCGAAGCGGCGACCGAGTACGCGAAGCAGCGTACGGTGTTCGGCTCATCGCTCGCGACGCGGCAGAACGCCCAGTTCACGCTCGCGCGCATGAAACAGCGGGTGCACGTGGCGAGGCTCGCCTGGCAGCACGCGGCGAGGCTTCGCGACGCGGGGCGCCCCTTCGCGACCGAGGCCGCGATGGCGAAACTGACGGCGAGCGACGCGGCGATGGACAACGCGCGCGACGCAACCCAGATCTTTGGTGGCAACGGCTTTATGAACGAGTTCGTCGTTGCCAGGCACTACCGCGACTCGAAAATCCTTGAGATCGGCGAGGGCACGAGCGAGGTTCAGCTCATGCTCATCGCGAGGTCGCTTCAACTCTCAGAGAGGGCATGA
- a CDS encoding MaoC family dehydratase, with product MTMTEIVQRGLFFEEFELGAKYQHRPGRTVTEADNVLFTTLTMNTQALHLDAAFAETQEPFRERLVNSMWTLSTMVGSSVAQLTQGTLVAQLGLGDIRFVHPLFVGDTLYTESRIREKRLSGSRPGNGICVIEHTGRNQDGVIVATARRTVLVLCAPQTGAPGDG from the coding sequence ATGACCATGACCGAGATTGTTCAGCGAGGCCTCTTCTTCGAAGAGTTCGAACTCGGCGCGAAGTACCAGCACCGACCGGGCCGAACGGTTACCGAGGCCGACAATGTGCTCTTCACGACGCTCACGATGAACACGCAGGCGCTGCACCTCGATGCGGCGTTTGCCGAGACGCAGGAGCCTTTTCGTGAGCGGCTCGTGAACTCGATGTGGACCCTCTCAACCATGGTCGGGAGCTCAGTCGCGCAACTCACGCAGGGAACGCTCGTGGCGCAGCTTGGGCTCGGCGATATTCGTTTCGTGCACCCGCTCTTTGTCGGTGACACGCTTTACACCGAGAGCAGGATCCGCGAAAAACGTCTTTCGGGCTCCAGGCCCGGCAACGGCATCTGCGTGATCGAGCACACGGGCCGCAACCAAGACGGGGTGATTGTCGCGACCGCGCGTCGAACCGTGCTGGTGCTCTGCGCGCCTCAGACCGGAGCGCCAGGAGACGGGTAA
- a CDS encoding HpcH/HpaI aldolase/citrate lyase family protein, translating into MEFNYGPALLFCPADRPERYSKAHDRADAVIIDLEDAVLPGAKEAARQALRESDLDPARVIVRVNPAGTDAFRADLAVIARTAYRTVMVAKAESAMSLDEVPRSYELIPLLETARGVQAAPEIAALDNVTALMWGAEDLVASIGGTSSRFANGEYRAVARHARSRVLVAAAAEGKATIDAVFMNIPDLDGLRAEAEEAAASGFRATACIHPNQVQVVREAYRPNDEATGWAERVLGRAESEHGVFRFEGQMIDEPVLRHARAIITRAEAPKND; encoded by the coding sequence ATGGAATTTAACTATGGCCCGGCACTGCTTTTTTGCCCGGCGGATCGGCCCGAACGGTACAGCAAGGCGCACGACCGTGCTGATGCCGTGATCATCGACCTCGAAGACGCGGTACTGCCCGGGGCGAAAGAGGCGGCGAGGCAGGCGTTGCGAGAGAGCGACCTCGACCCTGCCCGCGTGATCGTGCGGGTGAACCCGGCTGGAACCGACGCGTTTCGCGCCGACCTCGCCGTGATCGCGCGCACCGCCTACCGCACCGTCATGGTGGCGAAGGCCGAGAGTGCCATGAGTCTCGACGAGGTGCCGCGAAGCTACGAGCTCATTCCGTTGCTCGAGACCGCCAGGGGTGTGCAGGCAGCCCCCGAGATTGCGGCGCTCGACAACGTGACTGCACTCATGTGGGGCGCAGAAGATCTCGTGGCATCGATTGGCGGTACTTCGAGTCGCTTTGCGAACGGAGAGTATCGCGCGGTCGCCAGGCACGCGCGCTCCCGGGTACTCGTCGCGGCGGCTGCCGAGGGCAAAGCCACGATCGACGCGGTGTTCATGAACATTCCCGACCTCGACGGGCTTCGCGCTGAGGCAGAAGAGGCCGCGGCATCGGGCTTTCGAGCGACCGCCTGCATTCACCCGAACCAGGTGCAGGTGGTGCGCGAGGCGTACCGGCCAAATGACGAGGCGACCGGCTGGGCCGAGCGCGTGCTCGGGCGTGCCGAGAGCGAGCACGGCGTGTTTCGCTTCGAGGGGCAGATGATCGACGAGCCGGTGCTGCGGCACGCACGCGCGATCATTACCCGCGCTGAAGCTCCGAAGAACGACTGA
- a CDS encoding threonine aldolase family protein, with product MKSFASDNYAGAHPAVLDAVIDANSGHAPAYGDDPWSERLSEVMRGHFGERAVALPVFNGTGANVVALQAALPRWGAVICATSAHINVDEGGAPERVGNLKLLGVEAPDGKLTPELVEREAWGWGTVHRAQPLVVSISQTTEFGTCYSPDEIAALAEQAHSLGMALHVDGSRISNAAAHLGASLQTLITDTGVDLLSLGGTKNGLLGAEAVVALNEEFVPGLPYVRKLSMQLGSKMRFLSAQLVAMFEGDLWITSAAHANAMAQRLHAGLASLASEQPGFALLHPAESNAVFARVPAEAAARARAVYPFYDWPGGESQVRLMCSFDTTEAEVDHLLELFAGRP from the coding sequence ATGAAGAGTTTTGCCTCAGACAATTACGCGGGTGCCCACCCGGCGGTGCTTGACGCCGTGATCGACGCGAACAGCGGCCATGCCCCCGCATACGGCGATGACCCGTGGAGCGAGCGCCTCAGCGAGGTCATGCGTGGTCACTTCGGCGAGCGGGCGGTCGCGCTGCCGGTATTCAATGGCACCGGAGCGAACGTCGTGGCGCTCCAGGCTGCACTGCCCCGCTGGGGCGCGGTCATCTGCGCGACGAGCGCCCACATTAACGTCGACGAGGGCGGCGCCCCCGAGCGGGTGGGCAACCTCAAACTCTTGGGCGTCGAAGCACCCGACGGCAAGCTCACCCCCGAACTCGTCGAGCGCGAGGCGTGGGGTTGGGGCACGGTGCACCGCGCCCAGCCGCTCGTGGTTTCGATCTCACAGACCACGGAGTTTGGCACCTGTTACTCCCCCGACGAGATTGCCGCGCTCGCCGAGCAGGCCCACAGCCTCGGCATGGCACTGCACGTTGATGGCTCGCGCATCAGCAACGCAGCAGCGCACCTAGGAGCATCCCTACAAACGCTGATAACCGACACCGGCGTCGATCTCCTGAGCCTCGGCGGCACGAAAAACGGGCTCCTCGGGGCCGAAGCCGTCGTGGCGCTCAACGAGGAGTTCGTGCCTGGGCTGCCATACGTGCGCAAGCTCAGCATGCAGCTCGGCTCGAAAATGCGGTTCCTCTCGGCCCAACTCGTGGCGATGTTCGAGGGAGACCTGTGGATCACCTCGGCCGCTCACGCCAACGCCATGGCCCAACGCTTGCACGCTGGCCTCGCCTCACTCGCCTCCGAGCAACCCGGGTTCGCGCTGCTGCACCCGGCAGAGTCGAACGCGGTGTTCGCCAGGGTTCCGGCCGAGGCAGCCGCGCGTGCCAGGGCCGTCTACCCCTTCTACGACTGGCCGGGAGGCGAATCGCAGGTTCGGCTCATGTGCTCGTTCGACACGACCGAGGCCGAGGTCGACCACCTGCTCGAGCTGTTCGCTGGGCGCCCATAG